From a region of the Anomalospiza imberbis isolate Cuckoo-Finch-1a 21T00152 chromosome 3, ASM3175350v1, whole genome shotgun sequence genome:
- the MYCN gene encoding N-myc proto-oncogene protein isoform X2, protein MPGMVSKNPDLEFDSLQPCFYPDEDDFYLCGPDSAPPGEDIWKKFELLPTPPLSPSRAGLQEHPPGGGPVPWGGAALWGCRPTDPVDWASELLLLPPEADLWGGVDGGDFFETGPGVTNNLNSIIIQDCMWSGFSAREKLERAVSEKLQSKAPAAPPPAPGSPASARAELGGAVPECVDPAVVFPFPVNKREAPAAAGGAARGGRPPRPAGDSRASSSSSSSSGDDMLSDSDDDEEEEEDEEEEIDVVTVEKRRSSTNKSVTTLTITVRPKNTTFSSVRTQQNGLILKRCAPIHQQHNYAAPSPFVETEESPPQKKLKVEVPRPVKPTIQPKLKSSSPRNSDSEDSERRRNHNILERQRRNDLRSSFLTLRDHVPELVQNEKAAKVVILKKATEYVHSLQAEEQKLLLEKEKLQARQEQLLKKIDYKRTC, encoded by the exons ATGCCAGGAATGGTCAGTAAAAACCCAGACCTCGAGTTTGACTCTTTGCAGCCTTGTTTCTACCCGGACGAAGATGACTTTTATTTGTGCGGGCCGGACTCCGCTCCCCCGGGCGAGGACATCTGGAAAAAGTTTGAGCTGCTGCCCACCCCTCCTCTGTCTCCCAGCCGGGCCGGGCTCCAGGAGCACCCTCCGGGCGGGGGCCCGGTGCCGTGGGGAGGAGCGGCTCTGTGGGGCTGCCGCCCCACCGATCCCGTGGACTGGGCAtcggagctgctcctgctgccgccCGAGGCCGACCTGTGGGGCGGCGTGGACGGAGGGGACTTCTTCGAGACGGGCCCCGGCGTGACGAACAATCTCAACTCCATCATCATCCAGGACTGCATGTGGAGCGGCTTCTCCGCGCGCGAGAAGCTGGAGCGGGCGGTCAGCGAGAAGCTGCAGAGCAAggcgcccgccgcgccgccgccggccccgggcagccccgccAGCGCCCGCGCGGAGCTGGGCGGCGCCGTGCCCGAGTGCGTGGACCCGGCCGTGGTCTTCCCCTTCCCCGTCAACAAACGGGAGGCACCGGCGGCGGCCGGaggggctgcgcggggcggccgcccgccgcgccccgccggggacagccgggcgagcagcagcagcagcagctcctccggGGACGACATGCTCAGTGACTCGG ATgatgatgaggaggaggaagaggatgaagaagaagaaatagatgTTGTTACAGTGGAGAAAAGACGCTCCTCTACCAACAAGTCTGTTACCACCCTTACTATTACAGTGCGTCCTAAAAATACCACTTTTTCATCAGTCAGGACACAGCAGAATGGACTGATATTAAAGCGTTGTGCCCCAATTCACCAGCAGCATAATTATGCTGCTCCTTCTCCATTCGTGGAGACTGAAGAGTCTCCACCACAGAAAAAGTTAAAAGTTGAGGTGCCCCGTCCAGTAAAACCCACGATCCAACCAAAGCTTAAGAGTTCAAGTCCTCGAAACTCTGATTCAGAGGACAGTGAACGTCGACGCAACCATAATATCCTGGAGCGTCAACGACGTAATGATCTACGGTCAAGTTTCCTCACATTAAGGGACCATGTTCCAGAACTGGTTCAAAATGAGAAAGCTGCAAAAGTTGTGATCTTGAAAAAAGCCACTGAATATGTTCATTCTCTtcaggcagaggagcagaagtTACTgctagaaaaggaaaaactgcaAGCCAGACAAGAACAATTACTAAAGAAAATAGATTACAAGCGGACTTGCtaa
- the MYCN gene encoding N-myc proto-oncogene protein isoform X1, giving the protein MPGMVSKNPDLEFDSLQPCFYPDEDDFYLCGPDSAPPGEDIWKKFELLPTPPLSPSRAGLQEHPPGGGPVPWGGAALWGCRPTDPVDWASELLLLPPEADLWGGVDGGDFFETGPGVTNNLNSIIIQDCMWSGFSAREKLERAVSEKLQSKAPAAPPPAPGSPASARAELGGAVPECVDPAVVFPFPVNKREAPAAAGGAARGGRPPRPAGDSRASSSSSSSSGDDMLSDSEDDDEEEEEDEEEEIDVVTVEKRRSSTNKSVTTLTITVRPKNTTFSSVRTQQNGLILKRCAPIHQQHNYAAPSPFVETEESPPQKKLKVEVPRPVKPTIQPKLKSSSPRNSDSEDSERRRNHNILERQRRNDLRSSFLTLRDHVPELVQNEKAAKVVILKKATEYVHSLQAEEQKLLLEKEKLQARQEQLLKKIDYKRTC; this is encoded by the exons ATGCCAGGAATGGTCAGTAAAAACCCAGACCTCGAGTTTGACTCTTTGCAGCCTTGTTTCTACCCGGACGAAGATGACTTTTATTTGTGCGGGCCGGACTCCGCTCCCCCGGGCGAGGACATCTGGAAAAAGTTTGAGCTGCTGCCCACCCCTCCTCTGTCTCCCAGCCGGGCCGGGCTCCAGGAGCACCCTCCGGGCGGGGGCCCGGTGCCGTGGGGAGGAGCGGCTCTGTGGGGCTGCCGCCCCACCGATCCCGTGGACTGGGCAtcggagctgctcctgctgccgccCGAGGCCGACCTGTGGGGCGGCGTGGACGGAGGGGACTTCTTCGAGACGGGCCCCGGCGTGACGAACAATCTCAACTCCATCATCATCCAGGACTGCATGTGGAGCGGCTTCTCCGCGCGCGAGAAGCTGGAGCGGGCGGTCAGCGAGAAGCTGCAGAGCAAggcgcccgccgcgccgccgccggccccgggcagccccgccAGCGCCCGCGCGGAGCTGGGCGGCGCCGTGCCCGAGTGCGTGGACCCGGCCGTGGTCTTCCCCTTCCCCGTCAACAAACGGGAGGCACCGGCGGCGGCCGGaggggctgcgcggggcggccgcccgccgcgccccgccggggacagccgggcgagcagcagcagcagcagctcctccggGGACGACATGCTCAGTGACTCGG AAGATgatgatgaggaggaggaagaggatgaagaagaagaaatagatgTTGTTACAGTGGAGAAAAGACGCTCCTCTACCAACAAGTCTGTTACCACCCTTACTATTACAGTGCGTCCTAAAAATACCACTTTTTCATCAGTCAGGACACAGCAGAATGGACTGATATTAAAGCGTTGTGCCCCAATTCACCAGCAGCATAATTATGCTGCTCCTTCTCCATTCGTGGAGACTGAAGAGTCTCCACCACAGAAAAAGTTAAAAGTTGAGGTGCCCCGTCCAGTAAAACCCACGATCCAACCAAAGCTTAAGAGTTCAAGTCCTCGAAACTCTGATTCAGAGGACAGTGAACGTCGACGCAACCATAATATCCTGGAGCGTCAACGACGTAATGATCTACGGTCAAGTTTCCTCACATTAAGGGACCATGTTCCAGAACTGGTTCAAAATGAGAAAGCTGCAAAAGTTGTGATCTTGAAAAAAGCCACTGAATATGTTCATTCTCTtcaggcagaggagcagaagtTACTgctagaaaaggaaaaactgcaAGCCAGACAAGAACAATTACTAAAGAAAATAGATTACAAGCGGACTTGCtaa